One genomic region from Henningerozyma blattae CBS 6284 chromosome 2, complete genome encodes:
- the STU1 gene encoding Stu1p (similar to Saccharomyces cerevisiae STU1 (YBL034C); ancestral locus Anc_3.321), with amino-acid sequence MVPPTFHLLETLTNDTISIDSKFAILLKFKAHVKKEFVNQNEIEDYFKALLFSLNQYAKPSDNSNKQLSNITHSCLCYLIKRVAMQLPSVFNQEKVSSITSHLLNIDPTDKKIWSASLGALEALYLVSSYYIESSLKKHLTLQLKFINENINMEFKTSQITLLIIDELARFNQKNNRDPLIFLNSFRSIFVNFLNNINKYVANSIKKIFAIILIHDILNKYYDNDQKLEFLKDLTNDFSKNLLFPDSIEETKEETKEENPLNHHQQIVSQSQTQITEEEEDIFDIDAELDRIFKDLKHILNNNTTNNNHFNPSNLSHDIKPRDYLSIVHLQTDFANLLLPFHQRKETEQNWKLRNANIVKFREIMIGTIPRNNPMEFLSICKELQFFELISKGALSLRTTLSINTLQLIKDILHIFANHLDSQIVETLFNTLKSVLTSTKKMSSQNSFHALIILVANYNFNSKLFQLSHSLISEKTVLPRTCSSILLRIFLIKFGSKNFQDSKLDNLNNSIEDWLKKGITDPQTSVREQMRITFWFYFKCCPDIAKSLLISNLASNLRKAIESNIPSYLNINYRPISSYSSTTSSRRISIGERKFPNYAQPTQSSSISNKTPSTMRSSSDSIIRDRMKPTLSSNFNYNNNINNNVINHTTTTSSSTTATTESNSKPYNLRKVSAPSMLNKRPFQLDNNHNKTKIDNNNNNNNNNNNNNNNNNNNNNNNNNNNNNNAKKAKTSNFDNFDDKHEIDSAPKLIDLTSEMSNSLSDTLIQKFVENNNKSIITDGHSTPDPDLPPLPISDKDQSTLNNNTQLSNMNNQNQNFNISPKEEVDPMVAMNNVEKMYYHLKDFNSLHNIKLGLELLKENLTAKVDIDFPRFLDIYNTLVIIFPQELSPLLEIKEFIESIPVISTIELSAVNSIDALKLLSMFNDNELLGSIAGTLAHISKTMNEETKPKSVLFYMKHRQQIFNYCFKLIILIFKEQNIHIEKKILENLITEMANISTGNFDQNLYLQTFYSVYLNNKSNFLEISRAMRPHSTKLLVYQYFENHDENFDRSTILRQENAILKTNLPLSNQPNNIDPKSMDADDSMLDDDIEDKYMQMTMVNPFNTKRNTSGSSVIKHDPSNLFNSSDSEESIPYGQETMKLSEMTKVISVHQAPHFSKIIPSSNEPQLENLESREKKSLNNEKSEGDHTVKFSTNPPYIINNETSDFSNRTNETNLSKSATTTESIINRKSPSIDNVTSDSHMQRINTNNKNTLTFEPMSFKSLSSSLDVHPTSLLYFIFTEFRQDTRKDFDYWFSKLHLSMERVRSKSFTTKHVNNLIIPIILFSDDENFMRWLMLEGGYSQLIDIATTLLKSADGSESLPITIASKALVIISCLLILSSQFDNRIESFQSSFNEIWKFMIIMIDKIVDSKSEIYILLEELRDILVKIQYFQEKELIGLLDYLMNTNETDEQGAKMFIFETLYNILNSPYFIEQCTESQITKIFKLISSFLDSSKTEVRFISTKILIQCIQCLRGIDDKFYELDELLRPLNVTSRKVLESLLVLE; translated from the coding sequence ATGGTTCCTCCTACATTCCATTTACTAGAAACATTGACAAATGATACGATATCAATAGATTCTAAATTCGcaattttgttaaaatttaaagctCATGTCAAGAAAGAATTTGTTaatcaaaatgaaataGAAGATTACTTTAAAGCACTATTATTCTCATTAAATCAATATGCAAAACCTAGTgacaattcaaataaacaattatcCAACATAACTCATTCATGCCTATgctatttaattaaaaggGTGGCCATGCAATTACCCTCAGTTTTCAATCAAGAAAAAGTCTCTTCGATAACGTCACATCTATTAAACATTGATCCTACCGACAAGAAAATTTGGTCTGCGTCATTAGGTGCACTAGAGGCACTTTATTTGGTTTCGTCCTATTACATAGAatcatcattaaaaaaacatttaactttacaattgaaatttataaatgaaaatattaatatggAATTTAAAACTTCTCAAATCactttattaattatagaTGAATTAGCAAGATTTAAtcagaaaaataatagagacccattaatttttctaaattcaTTCCGTTCCATATtcgttaattttttaaataatatcaacaaATATGTGGCTAATagcattaaaaaaatatttgccATTATCTTGATCcatgatattttaaataaatattacgATAATGatcaaaaattagaatttttaaaagacCTTACAAATGATTTCtccaaaaatttattattccCTGATTCCATAgaagaaacaaaagaagagacaaaagaagaaaatccactcaatcatcatcaacaaATAGTATCACAAAGTCAAACTCAAATAAcagaggaagaagaagatatcTTTGATATAGATGCAGAACTTgatagaatatttaaagatttaaaacatattttaaataataatacaaccAATAATAACCATTTTAATCCATCAAACCTTTCTCATGATATAAAACCAAGAGACTATTTGTCAATCGTCCATTTACAAACAGATTTTGCCAATCTATTACTCCCCTTCCatcaaagaaaagaaaCTGAGCAGAATTGGAAGTTAAGGAATGCCAATATTGTTAAATTTAGAGAAATTATGATTGGAACAATTCCAAGAAATAATCCAATGGAATTCTTATCTATTTGTAaagaattacaattttttgaattaatatcaaaagGTGCTTTATCATTGAGAACAACTTTATCGATAAACACTTTgcaattaattaaagatattttacATATTTTTGCCAATCATTTAGATTCACAGATTGTGGAAACTTTATTCAATACTTTGAAATCGGTATTAACTTCAACGAAAAAAATGTCTTCACAAAATTCTTTCCAtgcattaataattttagtagctaattataattttaattcgAAACTTTTCCAATTATCACATTCTTTAATCTCAGAAAAAACAGTATTACCAAGAACTTgttcatcaattttattacgaatttttttaattaaatttggatCTAAAAACTTCCAAGATtcaaaattagataatttaaataattcaatagaaGATTGGTTGAAAAAGGGGATCACTGATCCTCAAACGTCAGTAAGAGAACAAATGAGAATCACTTTTTGgttttatttcaaatgtTGTCCTGATATTGcaaaatctttattaatatccAATTTGGCTTCTAACTTAAGGAAAGCCATCGAATCTAATATACCGTCCtatttaaatatcaattatagACCTATATCTTCATATTCTTCCACAACATCATCACGTAGAATAAGTATCGGTGAACGAAAATTTCCTAATTATGCTCAACCTACTCAATCTTCGTCTATCTCAAATAAAACACCATCAACTATGAGATCTTCAAGTGATTCAATAATTCGTGATAGAATGAAACCGACTCTttcatcaaattttaattataataataacatcaataataatgttatAAATCATACCACCACTACCTCTTCATCAACGACAGCCACCACAGAATCTAATTCCAAACCATACAACTTAAGAAAAGTAAGTGCACCTTCAATGTTAAATAAAAGACCATTCCAACTAGATAACAACCATAACAAGACGAAgatagataataataataataataataataataataataataataataataataataataataataataacaataataataataataataataataatgccaAAAAAGCCAAGACATCTAATTTCgataattttgatgataaacatgaaattgattcagcaccaaaattaattgatttaactAGTGAAATGTCAAACTCATTATCTGATACcttaattcaaaaatttgtggaaaataataataaatcaataattaCTGATGGCCATTCTACTCCTGATCCTGATTTACCACCACTACCCATTTCAGATAAAGATCAATCTActctaaataataatactcaactttcaaatatgaataatcaAAACCAAAACTTTAATATATCCCCTAAAGAAGAAGTTGATCCCATGGTGGCCATGAATAATGTTGAAAAAATGTACTATCATTTAAAGGATTTCAACTCATTACACAATATAAAGTTAGGactagaattattaaaggaaAACCTTACTGCAAAGGTCGATATTGATTTCCCAAGATTCCTGGATATCTATAATACattagtaataatttttccacAAGAATTATCGCCATTACTAGAAATTAAAGAGTTTATTGAATCTATTCCAGTAATCAGCACTATTGAATTATCTGCTGTAAACTCAATAGATGCTTTAAAGTTATTGTCTATGTTTAACGATAATGAACTTTTAGGATCCATTGCAGGAACTTTAGCAcatatttcaaaaacaaTGAATGAAGAAACAAAACCAAAATCAGTTCTCTTTTACATGAAACATCGTCAACagatatttaattattgtttcaagttgattattttaattttcaaagaacaaaatatacatattgaaaagaaaattttagaaaatttaataactGAAATGGCAAATATATCTACTGGAAATTTTGACCAAAACCTTTATTTGCAAACATTTTATTCAgtgtatttaaataataaaagtaattttCTGGAGATTAGTAGGGCAATGAGACCACATtcaacaaaattattagtataccaatattttgaaaatcatgatgaaaattttgataGATCAACAATTTTGAGACAAGAGAATGCAATTTTGAAAACAAATTTACCTTTATCTAATCaaccaaataatattgatccAAAATCTATGGATGCAGATGATAGTATGCTGGATGATGATATAGAAGACAAATATATGCAGATGACAATGGTTAATCCATTCAATACAAAAAGGAATACAAGTGGAAGTAGTGTAATAAAACATGACCCATCAAacttatttaattcatctgATTCAGAAGAAAGTATACCATATGGCCAAGAAACTATGAAGCTATCTGAAATGACTAAAGTCATTAGTGTTCATCAAGCACCAcacttttcaaaaattattcctTCTTCAAATGAACctcaattagaaaatttagaatcgagggaaaagaaaagtttaaataatgaaaagtCAGAAGGGGACCATACTGTTAAGTTTAGTACAAATCCGCCttacattattaataatgaaacatCCGATTTTTCAAATCGTACTAATGAAACTAATTTATCTAAGTCAGCTACCACTACTGAGAGTATAATAAACAGAAAAAGCCCATCAATAGATAATGTGACATCAGATTCTCATATGCAAAGAATTAATAccaataacaaaaatacCTTAACGTTTGAACCTATGtcttttaaaagtttatcTTCGTCATTAGATGTACATCCAACCTCATTATtatactttatttttacagAATTCAGACAAGACACTCGTAAGGATTTTGATTACTGGTTTTCTAAACTTCATTTATCTATGGAAAGAGTTCGCAGCAAATCCTTTACAACAAAACATGTCaacaatttaattattcCCATTATCTTGTTTagtgatgatgaaaattttatgaGATGGTTAATGCTTGAAGGAGGTTACTctcaattaattgatattgCTACCACTCTTCTAAAATCTGCTGATGGATCAGAATCTCTCCCAATTACTATTGCTAGCAAAGCATTAGTGATTATCTCATGTCTTCTTATTTTGAGTTCACAATTTGATAACCGAATCGAATCTTTTCAATCATCTTTCAACgaaatttggaaatttatgattattatgattGACAAAATTGTTGATTCTAAAAGTGAGATATACATTTTATTAGAGGAACTCCGAGATATTTTagtaaaaattcaatattttcaagaaAAGGAATTAATAGGATTACTAGATTATCTCATGAATACAAATGAAACAGATGAACAAGGAGCAAAAATGTTTATCTTTGAAACtctttataatattttgaactctccatattttattgaacAATGTACCGAGTCTCAAATAACGAAGATTTTTAAGCTTATTTCTAGCTTCTTGGATTCTTCTAAAACTGAAGTACGTTTTATTTCtaccaaaatattaatacaatGCATTCAGTGTTTAAGAGGTATAGATGACAAATTTTACGAACTAGATGAGCTTTTGAGGCCGTTAAACGTGACAAGCAGGAAAGTATTAGAATCTTTACTTGTCCTTGAATAA
- the PET111 gene encoding Pet111p (similar to Saccharomyces cerevisiae PET111 (YMR257C); ancestral locus Anc_8.809) yields the protein MTSTKIISFAFSGRIRRSIKSRLYSKILLSSRYYSDSSNKGTDLKLDDFFYWVQNSYQNLPANNQTIEDKKKDDLLHKNLENDSTQAIFLKPVAAKEEKKFTIIQDKNFNHQWFSQFKRGDVRELTLITKMLEDEKLLFSIPQLFQLLKSYQYLCYYREIHQLYTLYKPYTDLLLEDLPTDNKTKYKEYLEIFLKVEYKLKHYKICEELFSEYIQFSDVKTDMISIGLESFIQNNNIQLACQFYIQALNNPDTFLMNNKTLYLFLINLLKYSDISTMNFVFNLWIEKTTNNSNKYNQDEIHCPDTLILLLMHRAFIQANDMEGLKSFLNLPIVKSLEYINSAAFETIELSRKLKKSKIVSPGYINDTLINDQISKLTEKIKNEPRWIRKRIYYELIATFIDFGDFSKAINVVDKLEYDHELRYNRLYFPLLSTYFLKTGKFNSFLKFYEGIKNSQISDQIHLTDEILNQFWVAFNREYPSLLLEMRNELQLLLNREKYMKSLPWLHSFTESLSRDPKNRDMKPFWKSKNILLDYKKYGKVKNLLQENKIESIKEYILEDFRQGTRPHFSYIYSIFKLFAKYNQPSLSELSTHALKRYNYHIPLKYKILLLQQEINSIKNSSDDFISFYQIKQSVINKIQNFYSLNKEKFNFQNYIQLANLGTHIYKTPIILQIIQDSKDKLNKDNKLHWSLYYLTTLKVNAKLFRPNQFYEILKDWNTNIQNSIITKEDIRVIKRNIHLLDKQNEKFKIETELTPELRSKIDEEVKIFKQNYTERNITGLDKMKQIITFLESWLDKEVDFYLALKEKRKGELLSDSNNDLNIQDDEITVNSLH from the coding sequence ATGACTTCAACAAAGATTATATCGTTCGCTTTTTCAGGTCGAATACGAAGATCAATAAAGTCTAGATTATATTCCAAGATTTTACTATCTTCAAGATATTATTCAGATAGCTCTAACAAGGGAACAGATCTCAAATTAGAtgatttcttttattgGGTTCAAAATTCTTACCAAAATTTACCAGCTAATAACCAGACTATAgaagacaaaaaaaaagatgatttactacataaaaatttagaaaatgattcaaCTCAAgcaatatttctaaaaccAGTTGCAGCAAAAGAGGAGAAGAAATTTACTATTATTCAAGATAAAAACTTTAACCACCAATGGTTTTCACAATTTAAAAGAGGTGATGTTAGAGAATTGACATTAATCACTAAAATGttagaagatgaaaaattattattctcaATTCCACAACTTTTTCAACTTCTAAAAtcatatcaatatttatgTTATTACAGAGAAATCCATCAATTATACACTCTTTATAAACCTTATACCGATTTACTTCTGGAAGACCTTCCCACtgataataaaactaaatataaagaatatttggaaatatttttaaaagtagAATATAAACTAAAGcattataaaatatgtGAAGAACTTTTCTCtgaatatattcaattttctGATGTTAAAACAGATATGATATCCATTGGGCTTGAGtcatttattcaaaataataatattcaattagcatgtcaattttatattcaagCTCTTAATAATCCAGATACATTTcttatgaataataaaacattgtatctttttttaataaatttattgaaatattctgATATATCCACAATGaattttgtatttaatttgtggattgaaaaaacaactaataatagtaacaaATATAATCAAGACGAGATACACTGTCCAGACACTTTAATTCTACTTTTAATGCATAGAGCATTCATTCAAGCGAATGATATGGAAGGattaaaatcatttttaaatctgCCCATTGTGAAATCACTAGAATACATAAATTCAGCTGCTTTTGAAACGATTGAATTatcaagaaaattaaaaaagtcGAAAATCGTCTCCCCAGGTTATATAAATGACACATTAATCAATGATCAGATTTCTAAATTGACcgaaaagataaaaaatgaaCCAAGATGGATAAGGAAACGTATATATTATGAATTAATAGCCACCTTTATTGATTTTGGTGATTTTTCTAAAGCTATTAATGTTGTTGATAAACTAGAATATGATCATGAACTAAGATACAATCGTCTATATTTCCCCTTATTGTCaacttattttttaaaaactgGGAAATTTAACTCATTTCTCAAATTTTATGAAGGTATAAAGAATTCTCAAATTTCAGACCAGATTCATTTAActgatgaaattttaaaccaGTTTTGGGTAGCATTCAATAGGGAGTACCCATCTCTTTTACTTGAGATGCGCAATGAACTGCAACTTCTTTTGAACCGggaaaaatatatgaaaagTTTACCGTGGTTACATTCATTTACTGAAAGTTTATCTAGAGATCCAAAGAATCGTGATATGAAACCTTTTTGGAAGtccaaaaatattttgttagattataaaaaatatgggAAGGTGAAAAATCTATtacaagaaaataaaattgaatcaaTAAAGGAATATATATTGGAAGATTTTAGACAAGGTACGAGGCCACATTTTTCGTATATTTATTCGATATTTAAGTTGTTTGCCAAATACAATCAGCCTAGCTTATCAGAATTATCAACGCATGCCTTAAAACGATACAACTATCATATTCccttaaaatataaaatattgctattacaacaagaaattaatagtataaagaattcttctgatgattttatttcattttatcaGATTAAACAATCGGTTATTAACAAAAtccaaaatttttattcattgaATAAGGAGAAATTTAACTTTCAAAACTATATTCAACTTGCCAATTTGGGTACACACATCTATAAGACCCCAattattcttcaaataattcaagaTTCGAAAGATAAACTAAATAAAGACAATAAGTTACATTGGTCATTGTACTATCTCACAACTCTAAAGGTAAATGCAAAATTATTTCGTCCAAACCAATTTTAcgaaatattaaaagattggaacacaaatatacaaaatagtattattactaaagaagatattcgcgttattaaaagaaatattcatttattagataaacAAAATGAAAAGTTCAAAATAGAAACGGAATTAACACCTGAGCTGAGAtcaaaaattgatgaagaagtaAAGATTTTTAAACAGAATTACACTGAACGAAATATAACTGGTCTTGataaaatgaaacaaataataacttttCTTGAGTCCTGGCTTGATAAAGAAGTTGATTTCTATTTAGcattgaaagaaaaaagaaaaggaGAACTCCTCTCGGATAGcaataatgatttaaatattc